The Lytechinus pictus isolate F3 Inbred chromosome 8, Lp3.0, whole genome shotgun sequence nucleotide sequence GtagatcggatcaatcgtatctCTTTGTATTACGGGGCCCAGTTCTACATAACTGTCTAAACCTGGtcgtatgtacatgtagtccatGCTACATCGAGGAAGTTACAAATTCAACCATAGATTTGGGGTTCGAGTCATGTCATATCTATCGGATGGTGATATTAAAGGTGGCTTAAAAAGTGAGTGTGTGGTTGATACACGCCTTTGAAAGTTCAGTTCAACATACACATTCTGTgcctttttaaaaaatgtaggtATTTTCTTGTAAGCAGCAGCAAAACTGTCATTGCCACTGCCAAGTACCGGTGACAGTAGGAAGCATGATGTTTCTTcttgagaaaagaaaatttgactggTTGGGTTTTCAACTCGAATCTCATTGCATCTGAAGTGCTTCATTTACTCTGATCTGATGGTGTCATGACGAAGGAAATATATGGATGAGGCATTTGAGGGATTAGGTTGCAATTTGAGGCTAATTCAttagtttctcaaaaaaatcatTCAGGCGAAtcttaatacctcagtcacactCCGTCTACGGctgccgtacggcgagtcgaaaacagcttttttaatattttgttgtaATGGCTACATATAGgcggtttgaataaaaaatgaataaaccgactgttttcgactcgccttacggccgccgtagagcaaatgtgactgaggtataatgAGCTTAACAATTAAGGGGAGGATTATGTTGCTCTGTCAGAAAATGAACAAGAGCGATTGTAAATGTTGTTGTTTTGGACTTTCTGTAAGACTGAACAAGGCGGAAGTAACTTACCTGAGCCAATACATCATTGTCTGTCAGAGGCTTTTTCTTGCCCATACCCCTTGAGTGATACTGGGTATCGTGATGTTTGTCCAAATCAGCATGGATATCgtcctcatcctcctcctcttcgGGTTTGTAGACTTTATTGATGTTTTCCTGCTTCTGCGCATCGAGCAATAACTGCAGGAAGTCAACCCTCTGAAAGAAAAGTTTATTCAGTctcaatattatatatatatatatatatatatatatatatatatatatatatatatatatatatatatatatatatatatatatatatatatgaatgccTGTTTGTGGCATTTTTAATCTCCTCGGTTATTCTTTTATAGATTTTATCACTCTAAGAACCTTTAATGGACTGAATTGGcaaatcacatttttataaCATGTTTGTAAACtcatttatgtatttccttAAATGTCGGTTTATTAAATCAAGAAAAGAAGAAGTTTAAATAAGCGTATAAATTCGAAGAAGCATAATGCAAGTCACATCGGGAAATATGACCACGTCATAGGTTTCGATTTCTTGTGATGATTGTGGGGGATGATCGGCGAGGGAGTGAAGCAAACGAGCAAGGGGAGGGCGTGAGAAGGGAGtatgcctcccccccccccccccccccacacacacacacacaaagtagGGACTTTTCAAGAAATTGGCATGTGGAAATTGCATTTTAGAGATTACTATAATCACTTTTTAGGCCATAATATTGTAGTCCATTTTAACTTTTAAATTAcaaaacattttaaggactatttgtAGTAAGCCAAGAagacaatacatatttcaacgatcaaataatgcgagcgcggagcgcggactgaaaatatttgacattcaaacataaaaactggacattcttcACATGCTTGTACAATGGCTTTTACATTTATCAAGAGTTTCAAGTGGTCTTTTTCTTGACGTTTCCCTTTCCTATTGAGATTTTTGTTTACACTTTTGGAGTTGGTTTTACAACCACTTGGTTAATCAAAGGTATTATACCGCATGGCTAAAAAAGAATCGCGTGTAAGTATTtcagtcagaaatcatgttgatatatttattcttttacaaAAAAACCAAACCTTTGTATCGGACCCGGAGCTGATGTTTTTTCTCAAAGCGATGGATTTATTGTTGACCTCCTTAAAGAAATCAAGCACATCACCAGGAATGAACATTCCAAGCCGGAAGCGAGTGAAAAGCCTTCCAAGCGGTGGGATTAAACCTTTCAAAGAGGAATTGGAAGTGATAGTACACGATAAAAATTCTGAAATGAGCAATTGAAAGGTTGGAAGAGGGGCAACCcttttcatttaccactttaaaCGGTTGGATCAGAAACTCATAAGCATGGATACAACGTTTGGAAAAGGGTAATAAGTGCACTCCTCAAAAAATTCAATTGCTTATTTGACATTAAAGTTTAAGCGTTTTAGAAGTAAAATCGATGTTGCTTAAAATAGAATGTATATATCTATTAAGAACCCTACTCgaatactatttttttgttgtttgtaattttgaattgaaatgaatattgtAACATATTAACTTAGAATTCTATAAATAGAGATATGGTGAGGTTGTACAGTTGCCTTCAGCAATCAACGATTATTTTGACTACGAAGCACTGTATATAAGCAAACATAACGAAAAAATATCTAATTAAGATGTGAAACAAGTTATGAACACGGTGAGTGCTTTCCATGTAGAGGCCAAACACTATGATTATCATAATAGTTTGTTGCTTGCTAGCTGGATTGCTGTTCTTCCCATTTAACTCTCGGGCGTTTTTTGTTATTTTCGTTTGTTCACATTTGTTCCACATAACGGTAGTTAGTGCATACGATACAGTGTGTTCAAACAATGGATTATGCGAAGATGTGATTCAGATTGTTAAAATTCTCAAAGCTAACAGTGTCAAGATAGCTCCACACTGTAAACAGCTGTACACACTCAGTGTTCAATAAGTGGACGATGTGAAGATTTGACTCACACCATGCAGACTCTTTTTACACACTATGACCACAGTATGTGGCACGACACACTGGTACACTATGCAACACACTGTGACCACAACATGCtacacactgtgttctttccagaaAGGACGTTCACTGTCGTTCTCGGCTctcaaataatataaataataaaaaaaaaagtgattactTCCAACGATGAAGAACGGATTGGTGAGGTCGAATTGGAAGGCCTTTTTTGCATTGGTCACGAAAGGACTGTTGGGATCTGACTGGGAATCGATGTTGAGACCAAACGCACAACTTCCAATGGTGTCCATCACGTAAGCTCCAAAGAGGCTACAGGAAATAGAAAATAGTAACCCACAGATTAACGAGCGTTGCAATAATTACGTACATGTATGCCCAACGTCAATTAGTTTATAATAGGTAAGGGGTTTAGTGATTTAAAAATCGCATCTAGGTTATCCGCATGTCAAGCGTCATTGACAGCATTGTGGAGACAATAAACGTTTAATTGATATTTCAGGCAATATACGGCTTAATGTTGCTTGATATATTACAAGTCAAAATgttgttcaagtaaataaaacTCAGTTGAATGATGATtaaaactgcatttttgtattctCAGTGATTAAGGGGCGACAGTACTTATTTCACACGGTATACTTCTCGCTGATCATAAGACAATAAGAAAGACCCAATTATTTTACAATTTGCTTCAAGTAAATCAAGAAAAGATGAATGACGTTTTTGTGTGTCTTGGAGAAGGTCAGCAAGATCAGGGTTGAATTTCAGGATATAAATTACGCACACATTGCGCACAAGGTAGACttatgtataatcatgataatcaatgATTACCTGTGTTCAATTTGACAAAAAGATGAACTTGGGTCATTCTTCGATTCAAATGCTTAATTGCTTTATCAAAGGAATTAAGTAGTTCCAGTGTTTTGTCGATTTAGAAAACACCACATTTTGGCAAACCCAGCTGCAGGACTGTTCACTGAAGTTGAGGAGTAAATAGACTTACTTTTGACATTCGATATatcctttctctttttgtttcattCCAATGTATTTCACCAGATTGTCCGCGGCGCTATTGACAAGATTGGACATCTATATTGAAAGAGATTACACAAAATAATAGCCTTATATTTCGATGAATTGTATATGTTTACGTTGTTCTCCTACCTACGAAGTATAAATAGAATACACGGGTGCTAAAAATTTAATGACCcccaccagaaaaaaaatatatttaaaagtgTTCAGGTTTTGCCATCATTTAGTTATTTAATTGTGAAATCGGGTGATAATgccattcaataaagtttgtttctttgGGCTAACCGGatattgtagtgttgttgtctacattcaacactcagcggAAAGGGGTACATTTTCTTgttgggttcactaactttttagcacctcGTAAATGTATGAAAAGAAGAACACGTTTTAGCCTTAAATTACATGCCACCtggaaattacacaaaataactAAACGTcagttagaccaactggttgtaaatgaaataagattagATTAAGCGAAAGGCAGACAACGTGGTgtagaccaaatttgtgacaatTTAACACGTGACCTACCTACCTGTTTCATTTTAGCACCGCTGAATGTCGGGGTTAGGATATTTCTTATTTCCTTCCAGCGCTCGCCCTCAACGATGGAAACCATGCCTCGGAGTTCCTCTGGAATTGACGGAAAGGTCTTAGTGAGGAAGGATGAGAAGATGACAAGAAAGGataatattaacaaaatatcCATAAGTTGATTCTGCGCGATTCGTCTGTTTTAattgtatttataatttttattactattattattattattatcattattatgattattattatgattatatattatcatcatcattattataatcatcatcattagtattctcattatcgtcattattatcttcatcattattagtatcattatcatcgccatcatcattattgttgtcaTTTATTAGTATTCCAACTCGCCACTGCAGGCTAGTGGCTCACCCAACCTCCTTCCTTCCCCGAACCCAACAAGCCTAGGCcacgtttcataaagacttacaacCATTGTAACTTTGCCGTTAAGGCAAAACTATgaaaaccaatcaaaatcaaggtttctcTGGTAGTTGCGAAAATAGCAAAGTTACGATAGTTGTAACGCATTATGAAATGGGCACCTGGACTAGAATGCAAACCCATTCCCGATACccggacttttcgcatttactacggagacactctctacaacgcaccaatccctttaaaaatgcaagtcaaatcacaatggagagctgagggGCCAAAAGTTGGTGGACAGCAGCGGAATATGTTGATTCTGGataacgacatatttgcaattgttcgtccggtgcaaatctttGGAAGATCTTCTGTCCCAGTgtaccgattttcgacaaagacctgtCGGCTCTCAATAGTGATTTAAATCGCATTTTCAGAGGAATCGGATGTGCTGTAGACAGTGTCTCCGTAGTTAATGCGAAAACTCCCTACTTACAACTCTATTGTGGAAGTTATTGAAGCTTTTGACCAGAAGGTGCCGGAGAATCTCTGGATCAGCGATAACAATGGCGGGGGTGCTGAATGCGTATGTCCTGTACGACAAATTggacaacaacaacatcatttTGATTaggtattttaatattttttgaagGGTGGGACTTTTATTAAAAACGTGTCCACCATGcgagattttcatgaaataactttgatgttttatccgacagttgccacAGGAACTGAGCTTCTCAGCTCATCAAATACAAGGAAAGTGGTCAGTTCGGACAGCTTGTCAGACAACAGATATTGACGGAAAACTCTCCTGGTGTCAAGTTGGCTTTAGCAATTCCagaaggaagagaataataaaCTTATTTTGGTGGGTTTTTTCATGACcgctaatttcattttaattgttttgttaattgaaagaataagaAATTAGTATGACATAAACTGAAAGTTTTTAAATGAAGATTTGgcgaaaattcatcaaaaaagtTATGgattttttatcataactttgtatcttaataagaaatttattgTTGTGTTTTGGGGGCTTTTAAAATCGAAttcagtatgttcacagtgatAGGTCTATCATGGAAATCATTACTCTTCACTTACCCGTACACCTTTCCATACTTTTTCCCCCACTTCTCGAAATTGTGAGGAATTGGCTATATAAAAAAGATggatatgaaatattaacatTAGCAAGTATCACCCATCCCACATGAGCTAACCGCCTCTACCGTAAGACACACTTATACCATGTATACTTGTAGGCTAAATATCGTCCGAGTACCGTGGACTTTAACATCTGAAATTCTAACGCCAAGCGTGGACCTGCGTAGATAAAATTTCACTGCTAAATGCAGACAACTCCTATGTATAAAATGTCACTCACTTACCGTTTGCTTACCCCTGTACTGCgacatttttttaggggggtcggggtttcattttcactttatttACACGCATGCGCAGTCTATTTACCtttacaacagctttggcaactctgttgtacatgtataatttctccATGCGTGTACTGTATCTAGGCAATAGCTTTGATCTAACTGAGGCATAgcgcttgtcattgttcaaaaaacACCTACACCCGATAAAGGAAagtataattggtatagtgtcgaaaatctgtttatctga carries:
- the LOC129266424 gene encoding cytochrome P450 3A24-like, with the translated sequence MEIEFMGFPMSLTWLLAMFTLGLLVLYVGYTTFWTHSYWKRRGVPYEPALPLFGNPIFTSPIPHNFEKWGKKYGKVYGTYAFSTPAIVIADPEILRHLLVKSFNNFHNRVTFPSIPEELRGMVSIVEGERWKEIRNILTPTFSGAKMKQMSNLVNSAADNLVKYIGMKQKEKGYIECQNLFGAYVMDTIGSCAFGLNIDSQSDPNSPFVTNAKKAFQFDLTNPFFIVGSLIPPLGRLFTRFRLGMFIPGDVLDFFKEVNNKSIALRKNISSGSDTKRVDFLQLLLDAQKQENINKVYKPEEEEDEDDIHADLDKHHDTQYHSRGMGKKKPLTDNDVLAQALIFFTAGSETTTTLLGFIAYSLATNPEVQEKLIQEIDNMTPSRDDVGYKSVATMPYLDQVVCETLRMFPPAAVSNRMCNETFEHNGLTIEKGTQVFIPMYTIHRDPDYWPEPEKFIPERFTKEAQAKQHPFAWQPFGAGPRNCIGMRFALMETKMAVVRVLQNFRLETCAQTEIPPKFNRTGFLSPPNGITVRTVARADKAA